A genomic stretch from Telopea speciosissima isolate NSW1024214 ecotype Mountain lineage chromosome 7, Tspe_v1, whole genome shotgun sequence includes:
- the LOC122669928 gene encoding beta-glucosidase 11-like isoform X1, with translation MRRLGCHGYCVLVVVLHVVSLIRVSPELVQTATADFSRDDFPPPPRFVFGAGSSAYQVEGAAFEDGRTPSIWDTFAHSGRFGDKNGDIACDMYHKYKEDVQLMVDTGLEAYRFSISWSRVIPNGRGPVNPKGVHYYSSLINELLSHGIQPHVTLFHYDIPQALEDEYGGWLSRKIVKDFTTFADMCFREFGDRVSHWTTMNEANVFVMGGYDRGIFPPGRCSSLFGTNCTGGNSTTEPYIATHNILLAHASAARLYKEKYQPKQHGLIGLDILTYGLVPSTNSTEDEKAAERVHDFFHGWFLNPLVFGDYPESMKKNVGSRLPSFTPLQSKLVKGSCDFFGLNHYRTMYIKDDPSSLNMNQRDYLGDMGAQMLSKQGRLPVGEFPIDPAGLQTVLENFKEVYGNPPVLIYENGQMTFHNASLDATLNDTSRVEYLEAFMGGLLQAMRNGSNARGYFVWSFMDLFELFDGLRSTFGLYYVDFDNQDLKRYARFSAHWYSSFLKRRRINQYLWDH, from the exons ATGAGGAGATTGGGGTGTCATGGTTATTGTGTTTTGGTAGTCGTGTTACATGTTGTATCCTTAATAAGGGTTTCACCGGAGTTGGTCCAAACTGCCACCGCCGATTTTAGCAGAGACGACTTCCCACCACCACCTCGCTTTGTTTTCGGCGCCGGATCTTCTGCTTATCAG GTTGAAGGAGCAGCATTCGAGGATGGAAGGACTCCTAGCATCTGGGATACCTTTGCTCACTCTG GAAGATTTGGTGACAAAAATGGGGACATTGCCTGTGACATGTATCACAAATACAAG GAAGATGTCCAACTCATGGTCGATACTGGCTTAGAAGCCTATCGATTCTCCATCTCATGGTCTAGGGTTATACCAA ATGGAAGAGGACCTGTTAATCCAAAGGGAGTACACTACTATAGCAGTCTCATCAATGAACTGCTTAGCCATG GAATCCAACCACATGTTACACTGTTCCACTATGATATCCCACAGGCACTTGAAGATGAGTATGGAGGATGGCTTAGCCGAAAGATTGT GAAAGATTTCACAACATTTGCAGATATGTGCTTCAGAGAATTTGGTGATAGAGTTTCACATTGGACTACTATGAATGAGGCAAATGTGTTTGTCATGGGAGGGTATGACAGAGGTATATTTCCACCAGGCCGTTGTTCTTCCCTGTTTGGTACCAATTGCACAGGAGGCAACTCGACAACCGAGCCTTACATTGCCACACACAATATCTTGCTGGCTCATGCATCAGCCGCAAGGTTGTACAAGGAGAAGTACCAG CCGAAGCAACATGGACTTATAGGTCTTGATATCTTAACCTATGGGTTGGTTCCTTCAACAAATTCGACTGAGGATGAGAAAGCAGCTGAAAGGGTCCATGACTTCTTTCATGGTTG GTTCCTGAACCCTTTAGTGTTTGGTGACTATCCTGAATCTATGAAAAAGAATGTTGGCTCAAGGCTCCCTTCTTTCACCCCACTCCAATCGAAACTAGTGAAAGGCTCATGTGACTTCTTTGGACTGAACCATTATAGAACAATGTACATCAAGGATGATCCCAGCAGTCTCAACATGAATCAAAGAGATTACTTGGGAGACATGGGTGCACAGATGTTAT CTAAGCAGGGCCGATTACCAGTTGGTGAG TTTCCTATTGATCCTGCCGGTCTGCAAACTGTGTTGGAGAATTTCAAGGAAGTGTATGGCAACCCACCTGTCCTCATTTATGAAAACG GCCAAATGACATTCCACAATGCTTCATTGGATGCTACCTTGAATGACACATCAAGAGTGGAATATTTGGAAGCTTTCATGGGAGGTTTGCTCCAGGCCATGAG AAATGGGTCAAATGCCAGAGGTTATTTCGTTTGGTCCTTCATGGATCTGTTTGAATTATTTGATGGTCTCAGATCTACCTTTGGCCTCTATTACGTAGACTTCGATAACCAGGATTTGAAGAGATATGCTAGGTTCTCTGCACACTGGTACTCCAGCTTTCTCAAGCGAAGAAGGATCAACCAGTACCTATGGGATCATTAA